A DNA window from Schistocerca gregaria isolate iqSchGreg1 chromosome 2, iqSchGreg1.2, whole genome shotgun sequence contains the following coding sequences:
- the LOC126330529 gene encoding putative 3-methyladenine DNA glycosylase, producing the protein MKRTREKTSKGKKRIETEATSCYFPAATEKETGAVNSNLVISETCGSNRLKEEFFDIYCEDLARNLIGKVLVRKFDNITLKARIVETESYLGGVDKASHSYNGKITERNKPMFMKPGTTYVYFTYGMYHCFNISSQGDGAAVLIRALEPIEGLNYMCLQRQKSKKRKNDGNVKTSLQNNNLKPHELCNGPGKLCISMNIDRHTCNMKDLSLWEGMWIEEDNESRKISESELFVKTHRIGIDSVGAEWAKKPLRYYLMGNKSVSRLDKQKELELRNMVASSS; encoded by the exons ATGAAGAGAACAAGAGAGAAAACATCAAAAGGAAAAAAGAGAATTGAAACAGAAGCTACAAGTTGTTACTTTCCAGCAGCTACTGAAAAGGAAACTGGTGCTGTAAACTCCAATCTGGTGATCTCAGAAACATGTGGAAGCAACAGATTAAAGGAAGAGTTCTTTGACATATACTGTGAAGATTTAGCCAGAAACCTCATAGGGAAAGTACTTGTGAGAAAATTTGATAATATAACCCTGAAAGCCAGAATTGTTGAAACAGAATCTTACCTTGGTGGTGTTGACAAGGCTTCACATTCTTACAATGGGAAAATTACTGAGAGAAACAAACCAATGTTCATGAAACCTGGAACAACTTATGTATATTTTACGTATGGAATGTACCATTGCTTCAACATTTCTAGTCAAG GGGATGGGGCTGCTGTTCTTATAAGAGCATTGGAACCAATTGAAGGATTGAATTACATGTGTCTCCAGCGACAgaaaagtaagaaaagaaaaaatgatGGAAATGTAAAAACGTCATTGCAAAACAATAATCTGAAACCACATGAACTATGTAATGGTCCAGGGAAGTTGTGTATTAGCATGAATATTGATCGTCATACTTGCAACATGAAAGATTTAAGTCTGTGGGAAGGGATGTGGATTGAGGAAGATAATGAAAGTCGTAAAatatcagaaagtgagctttttgtTAAAACACACAGAATTGGTATTGATTCTGTTGGTGCAGAGTGGGCTAAGAAACCACTTCGTTATTATCTAATGGGAAACAAATCTGTTAGTCGGTTGGATAAGCAGAAGgagttagaacttagaaatatggtTGCATCATCTTCATGA